From a single Drosophila sulfurigaster albostrigata strain 15112-1811.04 chromosome 3, ASM2355843v2, whole genome shotgun sequence genomic region:
- the LOC133845946 gene encoding ras-like GTP-binding protein Rho1 isoform X2: MIHIDVVRIPPLFSGDSVDMLFSSGRSTTFGFPLFKVELALWDTAGQEDYDRLRLLSYPDTDVIVMCFSIDLPDSLENIQDKWIPEVKHFCPNVPIILVGNKRDLRYDHETIKELAMRKQMPVTADEGLTMGEIVNAFAYLECSAKMQEGVREVFETATRASLQVNKKRKKRKCVLL, translated from the exons ATGATTCACATTGACGTTGTGCGCATTCCGCCTTTGTTTTCCGGAGATTCTGTAGACATGCTCTTTTCAAGTGGTCGCTCTACTACTT TCGGTTTTCCTCTCTTCAAGGTGGAATTGGCGCTATGGGACACAGCTGGTCAGGAGGATTACGATCGCTTAAGGCTACTGAGCTATCCTGATACCGATGTTATTGTAATGTGCTTCTCCATCGATCTGCCCGATTCATTGGAAAATATTCAAGACAAATGGATACCAGAAGTCAAACATTTCTGCCCTAATGTTCCCATCATTTTGGTGGGCAATAAACGCGACTTGCGCTACGACCATGAAACCATAAAG GAATTGGCAATGAGAAAGCAAATGCCTGTCACAGCTGACGAAGGACTCACCATGGGCGAAATTGTTAATGCTTTTGCCTATTTAGAATGTTCTGCCAAGATGCAGGAAGGTGTTCGAGAGGTCTTTGAAACAGCGACTAGGGCTTCATTGCAGGTcaataagaaaagaaagaaaaggaaatgTGTGCTGCTTTGA
- the LOC133845946 gene encoding ras-like GTP-binding protein Rho1 isoform X1, with protein sequence MRSIRKKLVIVGDGACGKTCLLTVFCKDNFPLDYVPTVFETYVADVEVEGSQVELALWDTAGQEDYDRLRLLSYPDTDVIVMCFSIDLPDSLENIQDKWIPEVKHFCPNVPIILVGNKRDLRYDHETIKELAMRKQMPVTADEGLTMGEIVNAFAYLECSAKMQEGVREVFETATRASLQVNKKRKKRKCVLL encoded by the exons ATGCGTTCAATTCGCAAAAAACTTGTAATTGTTGGCGATGGTGCTTGTGGCAAGACGTGTCTCTTAACGGTCTTCTGCAAAGATAATTTCCCATTGGATTATGTACCGACAGTCTTCGAAACATATGTGGCAGACGTTGAGGTTGAAGGATCTCAG GTGGAATTGGCGCTATGGGACACAGCTGGTCAGGAGGATTACGATCGCTTAAGGCTACTGAGCTATCCTGATACCGATGTTATTGTAATGTGCTTCTCCATCGATCTGCCCGATTCATTGGAAAATATTCAAGACAAATGGATACCAGAAGTCAAACATTTCTGCCCTAATGTTCCCATCATTTTGGTGGGCAATAAACGCGACTTGCGCTACGACCATGAAACCATAAAG GAATTGGCAATGAGAAAGCAAATGCCTGTCACAGCTGACGAAGGACTCACCATGGGCGAAATTGTTAATGCTTTTGCCTATTTAGAATGTTCTGCCAAGATGCAGGAAGGTGTTCGAGAGGTCTTTGAAACAGCGACTAGGGCTTCATTGCAGGTcaataagaaaagaaagaaaaggaaatgTGTGCTGCTTTGA
- the LOC133845950 gene encoding small ribosomal subunit protein uS12 codes for MGKPRGLRTARKHVNHRRDQRWADKDYKKAHLGTRWKANPFGGASHAKGIVLEKVGVEAKQPNSAIRKCVRVQLIKNGKKITAFVPRDGSLNYIEENDEVLVAGFGRKGHAVGDIPGVRFKVVKVANVSLLALYKEKKERPRS; via the exons ATGG GCAAGCCTAGAGGTCTGCGCACTGCCAGAAAGCATGTGAACCACCGTCGCGACCAGCGTTGGGCCGACAAGGACTACAAGAAGGCTCATTTGGGCACAAGATGGAAGGCCAATCCCTTCGGTGGTGCTTCCCACGCCAAGGGTATTGTGCTTGAGAAGGT TGGTGTTGAAGCCAAACAGCCTAACTCTGCTATCcgcaagtgtgtgcgtgtgcagcTCATCAAGAACGGCAAGAAGATTACCGCATTCGTACCCCGTGACGGTAGCTTGAACTACATTGAGGAGAACGACGAGGTCTTGGTTGCCGGTTTCGGTCGTAAGGGTCACGCCGTCGGTGATATTCCCGGTGTCCGTTTCAAGGTCGTCAAAGTTGCCAACGTCTCCCTGTTGGCTCTTTACAAGGAGAAGAAGGAACGCCCAAGATCTTAG
- the LOC133845946 gene encoding ras-like GTP-binding protein Rho1 isoform X3 — MCFSIDLPDSLENIQDKWIPEVKHFCPNVPIILVGNKRDLRYDHETIKELAMRKQMPVTADEGLTMGEIVNAFAYLECSAKMQEGVREVFETATRASLQVNKKRKKRKCVLL; from the exons ATGTGCTTCTCCATCGATCTGCCCGATTCATTGGAAAATATTCAAGACAAATGGATACCAGAAGTCAAACATTTCTGCCCTAATGTTCCCATCATTTTGGTGGGCAATAAACGCGACTTGCGCTACGACCATGAAACCATAAAG GAATTGGCAATGAGAAAGCAAATGCCTGTCACAGCTGACGAAGGACTCACCATGGGCGAAATTGTTAATGCTTTTGCCTATTTAGAATGTTCTGCCAAGATGCAGGAAGGTGTTCGAGAGGTCTTTGAAACAGCGACTAGGGCTTCATTGCAGGTcaataagaaaagaaagaaaaggaaatgTGTGCTGCTTTGA